The sequence GCCCATGCGTTCGCGGGGGTGCGCGAGTGGACACCCGACCTGTTCGCGGAAAATCTGTTCGATCTCGCCGAGTCGCTCACCGCGCCGGAGCCGGCCGTGAGCCATCAGGCAAGCCGCTGACCGCTCGCCTCGCCCGTTCCGTTCTCAAGACGCCGAGCCGGCATGCGTGACCTGGCGCGCCACCGCCAGATAGCGCTCGGCCGAATCCTGCAGCGTGAGGCCCGTCAGCGTGCGTTCGGCGCGGCGCTGGCCGAGCGCCGTCACGAGCGCGCCCGCGTAAGCCGTCGTGTTGTTGGTGTCGAGCAACTGCACGTTCGGAAAGTCCTTTGCGAACGCGAACGGCGCAATCGCGCTGCCGACCACCGGAATCCCTGAGGCCAGCGCTTCGAGAAACGCGATGCTGTGCCCTTCCGAGCGCGACGGCATCGCGAAGACGCTCGCGTCGAAGAGCACCTTCGACACATCGGCCCGCGGCCCATCGACGATGACGCGATCCGTGAGCCCGAGCTTGTTGACGAGGTCGATCACGGCCGCGTGATACGCCGGATCTTCGATCACGCCGAACAGCAGAAGCTTCGCGCCGCTCACTTCGCGCACGACCTCGCCGAACGCATGCACCGTCTGCAACTGATTCTTGACCGACGTATAGCGCCCGATCTGGACGATCCGGGGCGCGCGTATCACGTCGTTATCGTTGGCCTGGCTGGCGAAGCGCGCCATGTCGACGCCGTTTGGAATCACCGTCATCAGCGGGTGCGGGCCGACCGCGGCGATATAGTCCTCGACGTTCGCCTGCGATACGCCGATCACCGCTCGCGCCCGAGGCGACAGAATGCGCTCGACGCTGCGAAACAAGTGGCGCTCGAAATCGTTGGTGGCCGAATGCATCACATAGACGATCGGCGCGCCGATCGGCAACGCTCGCGCATAGAACGCGGGGATCGTCGCGTGCGCAAAAATCACATCGGGCTTTTCGTGGCGAATCACGTGGTACAGATGCCAGAGCCTGCCGACCAAGCCGTGCGCTTTGCGCGGAAAGCGGCACGGCACGCCATTCTCCTGCAGGTCGCGGCGCAGCGATTGGAAGTCCTCGTGCTCGGGCGTGAGCGACGTGACGCACACCGGGTTGCCCTGCCGCCGATGATGGATGGCAAGGTCCTTCGCAAGCACCTCGGCGCCCGACAAGCGCGGCGCCAGGACAAGGTGAAGAATCCGCATCACGACACCCTGATGGTCCGATAAAGCATCCACAGCGCAGCCGTGCCGAGGCCGGCCGTCATTCCCCACGCGATCCCCGTCACGCCCCAGTAGTGCGTAGCGGGCGGCACGACGGCGAACAGCACGATCATCTGCATCACCGACGCCTGCGTCGCCGCACGCGCATCGCCGACCGCGCGCAGGTACGAGACGAGCACGGCGATCAGCGCGCCGATCGCCATGTTGATGACGAAGATCTTGAAGAGCGGCACGGCCGACATCCACGCAGCCCCCAGCACGAGCGAGAACAGCGGTGCGGCGACCATGCGCAGCACGACCACGATCACCGCGAGGCCTGCGGTCGCTGCGATCAGGTAGAGCTTGAACACGCGCGCGGCCGTGTGGGGATCGTGGCGATGCTGGGCCGAGAACGTCGGGAACAGGTACTGCGACATCGCAATTGCGGCATCGGCAAGCAGCATTTGCGCGAGCCGCGACGACATCTGATACGCACCCAGTTGCGCCGGACCGAGCAGCTTGCCGACGACGATCTTGTCGAACTGATTGAGCACGAGGTTGACGACGCTGCTGGCCCAGATCCAGCGGCTAAAGCCGATGTAGTGGCCGATTCCCGCCCACGACAGCTTGAGCGGCGGACGCGGCTGCATGGTGGCCCACGTCAGCGTGCTCTTGAGCGCCTCGCCGAACACCATGCCGATCAGCACCGAATACGCGCCGGCTCCCGCCAGCGCGAGCACGAGCCCGATCGTGCAGTCGGCGAACGCCGCGGAGATCTCCACGCCGGCGATGTGCTGAAAGCGGCGCTCGCGCTGCACGACGAAGTAAGTCGGCGACGCAATCCCGCGGATCAACGGCAGCGCGGCGGCGAGCTGCAGCAGCAGAAGCGAGCCGCCCAGATGGAACTGGCTTTGCATCAGCGGCGCCAATGCGACGAGCAGCAGACCGACGAACGCGCCGCGCGCGGCAAGCGTCGTCCAGACGGCGCCGAGCTCGGCGCGCGAAGGCGTCTCGCGGCCCTGGATGACGGCTTGTGCGAGCCCGGTATCGGACAGCGATTCGGCAATGGCCACCGCGAGCAGCGCGACGCTCACGCTGCCGATCGCCGCCGGCCCGAGAATCCGGCCGATCGCGAGAAACTTGACGGCCACGAGGCCGCGCACGATCACCTGCTGCAGCAGCACCCAGGTGGCGGCGCTCGTGCCGAAGCTCGCCTGCATGGAAAACGCCGGAAGCCTTACAGATCTCACTCGGTCCCCCGTCGTGTGTTCGCATCGAGTGCGTTGCATGGAATCAGATTAGGTGCGCTGCATGGGGCGTGCCTAAGCGCTGAAGCGCAAAGGCCAGCCGACAGCTTTGCATGGGGCCTGCCTAAGCGCTGAAGCGCTAAGGCAGGCCGACAGCGTTATTAAGCGTACGAACCCATTTACCGGACGCTGGTCCTGCGCCACCGGACGCGATAAATTCGTCCGTATGGCTTACCGCCCGGCAATGATTGCAAAAGTAACCCGTCCGCCGCATCTTTGAGCGCCATCTAGTAGGCAATATCCGCATAGCCGTTTGCGAGCGCACTGTCTTTTTTCGCCAGGAAAACGGCGAATCTGGCCGTTCGATCAGCAAGTACGATGCTAAGGTTGACCCACGCACTCACACTGGCCGACACGCGATGGCACATGCCAAGAAACCCGCGACGTCACGCGAATTCGTGCTGATCGTCGAACCGAACTTCACCGGACACCGGTGGCGCTACGCCGAATGGGCGGCGGATGCGTACACCGAAGCCGGTCATCCCTGCCTCATCGTCACCGAATCGAGCAACGAGGACCATCGCCTCGCACGCAAGATTCTTGCCGCGAACCGCCCCGACCTCGAAATTGCGTTCGTCGATCCGCCCGATCGCAGCCGCGGCCTCGGGCGCGCGCTCGACCGCGTCAGCTACGTACGCTATCACCGATATTTC comes from Trinickia violacea and encodes:
- a CDS encoding glycosyltransferase family 4 protein is translated as MRILHLVLAPRLSGAEVLAKDLAIHHRRQGNPVCVTSLTPEHEDFQSLRRDLQENGVPCRFPRKAHGLVGRLWHLYHVIRHEKPDVIFAHATIPAFYARALPIGAPIVYVMHSATNDFERHLFRSVERILSPRARAVIGVSQANVEDYIAAVGPHPLMTVIPNGVDMARFASQANDNDVIRAPRIVQIGRYTSVKNQLQTVHAFGEVVREVSGAKLLLFGVIEDPAYHAAVIDLVNKLGLTDRVIVDGPRADVSKVLFDASVFAMPSRSEGHSIAFLEALASGIPVVGSAIAPFAFAKDFPNVQLLDTNNTTAYAGALVTALGQRRAERTLTGLTLQDSAERYLAVARQVTHAGSAS
- a CDS encoding oligosaccharide flippase family protein codes for the protein MRSVRLPAFSMQASFGTSAATWVLLQQVIVRGLVAVKFLAIGRILGPAAIGSVSVALLAVAIAESLSDTGLAQAVIQGRETPSRAELGAVWTTLAARGAFVGLLLVALAPLMQSQFHLGGSLLLLQLAAALPLIRGIASPTYFVVQRERRFQHIAGVEISAAFADCTIGLVLALAGAGAYSVLIGMVFGEALKSTLTWATMQPRPPLKLSWAGIGHYIGFSRWIWASSVVNLVLNQFDKIVVGKLLGPAQLGAYQMSSRLAQMLLADAAIAMSQYLFPTFSAQHRHDPHTAARVFKLYLIAATAGLAVIVVVLRMVAAPLFSLVLGAAWMSAVPLFKIFVINMAIGALIAVLVSYLRAVGDARAATQASVMQMIVLFAVVPPATHYWGVTGIAWGMTAGLGTAALWMLYRTIRVS